The window CGGCATGGTCAACAAGGTTTACTGCCCGCGCTGATCGCCCCTCAAGGTAAAAGGCTGGGCTCGGGCATAACCCATGGTTACACTCAGGCCAGCCCAAACAACGGAGAAAAAAGCTGTGGATACTCTGTTCACCAAGATCATCAACCGGGAAATCCCGGCGAAGATCATTTACGAGGACGACCAGGTACTGGCCTTCCACGACATCGCCCCACAGGCACCCGTGCATTTTCTGGTGATCCCGAAAAAAGCGGTGCGCACACTTAACGACCTGACCGAGGACGACAAGGCATTGGCCGGACATATTCTGTTCACCGCCCAGCGTCTGGCCCTGGAACTGGGTTGCGAAGAAGGCTTTCGCGTGGTCATGAACTGCAATCCATTGGGTGGGCAGACCGTCTATCACATACATATGCACGTATTGGGTCAGCGCCAGATGCATTGGCCGCCGGGCTGATCGCAGCAAGTTCCTGTGGGGTGGGCAATCCCCCCCACAAGCACCTGCGTCGCAATGACTCAGCGCAAACCTTCCAGCGGCCGATTGGGTTAAACTGGCCGCCGAGATTTTTCCCGGAGGTCAGCATGACAACCCAACGTCACTACTCGCCGATTGACCGCCTTCTGCTACAAGCCGATGCCGCGATGCGCACCTTGCTGCCTTTCAGTGGCCAGCCGTACCGTCCTTCGCCCGCTATCGTGCAGCCGGATGCGCAAATGAGCGACGAAGACACCCGGCACGTCGCCGGTCTGATGCGCATCAACCATACCGGCGAAGTCTGTGCCCAGGCGCTGTATCAAGGCCAGGCCCTGACCGCCAAGCTGCCGCAAGTGCGCGCCGCCATGGAGCATGCCGCCGAAGAAGAAATCGACCACCTGGTCTGGTGCGAACAACGCATAAAACAGTTGGGCAGCCATACCAGCATTCTCAATCCGCTGTTTTACGGCATGTCGTTCGGGATTGGCGCGGTAGCCGGGTTGATCAGCGATAAAGTCAGCCTGGGTTTCGTTGCGGCTACCGAGCATCAGGTCTGCAAACACCTCAACGAACACCTTGAGCAACTGCCTGCCGAGGATGAAAAGTCCCGGGCGATCCTCGAGCAGATGCGCATTGATGAAGAACACCACGCCGAAAGCGCGCTGGAGGCTGGGGGGTTCCGCTTTCCGGCACCGGTGAAGTTCGGCATGAGCCTGATGGCCAAGGTCATGACCAAGAGTACTTACCGGATCTGACCTCAGGTAGTTTGCCCGCGATGGCGATCTCAAGGACGCAATCGCGGGCAAGCCTTACAGACATCAGCTTGGGATCGCGACCGTCCGCGCTGCTTTTACGGTAGTGGGATGTCGACTCAACCGAGCTCGATGATCTCGTAGTCGTGGGTAATTGCCACGCCAGCAGCCCCAAGCATGATCGACGCCGAGCAATACTTCTCGGCAGACAGCTCGATGGCGCGTTTGACCTGGGCTTCTTTCAAGCCTCGACCCTTGACCACGAAGTGCATATGGATCTTGGTGAAAACCTTCGGATCTTCGGTGGCGCGCTCGGCTTCGAGGAAGGCTTCGCAGCTTTCAACGGCCTGACGGGACTTCTTGAGGATGCTGACCACGTCGAAATTGCTGCAACCGCCAACACCCAGCAAGAGCATTTCCATCGGCCGGACACCCAGGTTGCGACCGCCGGCATCGGGCGGCCCGTCCATGACCACGACATGACCGCTGCCGGATTCGCCGAGGAACATGGCTTCGCCAGCCCATTGGATGCGTGCCTTCATCGCCAAGACTCCACTGTATAAAAAAGGGTCGCCAGCTTAGCACAGGGGCCTTGATTGACGACGTCTCGCCTTCCTACGACGCAAGCCGTTGCGCTGTAGGTAAATTCTCGAATATTGCAGGAAGTGTCTGTTAAGCTGGCGCCAATTCAATGGCGTATTGCCAGCTTCATAACAACCTCAGCGACTTATAAGAAAACCAAACACACCGTGAAGTCTTTTCGGGATACAACCATGGTTGCTATTACCCCAACACCCAAAATCAAGAACCTCGACAAGCTGTTGATGCATTGCCAGCGCCGTCGTTATGCAGCCAAAAGCAACATCATTTGTGCCGGCGACCGCTCGGAAAGCCTGTTCTTCATCATCAAGGGTTCGGTCACCATCCTGATCGAGGATGACGACGGCCGCGAAATGATCATCGCCTACCTGAACTCTGGAGACTTTTTCGGCGAGTTGGGCCTGTTCGAACAGGCCGGCCTGGAACAGGAACGCAGCGCCTGGGTGCGCGCCAAGATCGAATGCGAAGTCGCGGAGATCAGCTACGCAAAATTCCGCGAACTGTCCCAACAGGACCCAGACATTCTTTACGTGCTCAGCGGACAAATCGCACAACGCCTGCGTAACACCACCCGCAAAGTGGGTGACCTTGCGTTCTTCGATGTTACCGGCCGCGTCGCACGCTGCCTCTTGGAACTGTGCAAGCAACCAGATGCAATGACCCATCCCGACGGCATGCAGATCAAGGTGACCCGTCAGGAAATCGGGCGGATTGTCGGTTGTTCACGTGAGATGGTCGGTCGCGTTCTCAAGGATCTGGAAGAACGCAACCTGGTGGACGTCAAAGGCAAGACCATGGTGGTCTTCGGTACGCGCTAAACCCTGAACATGTCTGTCAGCAATTCGCGGTACAAACTGTCGAGTCGCCCCAACGCATCAGGTGCTGCATATTTTTCATGAAGAGCAATGTGGCTCTCGGC of the Pseudomonas frederiksbergensis genome contains:
- the crp gene encoding cAMP-activated global transcriptional regulator CRP gives rise to the protein MVAITPTPKIKNLDKLLMHCQRRRYAAKSNIICAGDRSESLFFIIKGSVTILIEDDDGREMIIAYLNSGDFFGELGLFEQAGLEQERSAWVRAKIECEVAEISYAKFRELSQQDPDILYVLSGQIAQRLRNTTRKVGDLAFFDVTGRVARCLLELCKQPDAMTHPDGMQIKVTRQEIGRIVGCSREMVGRVLKDLEERNLVDVKGKTMVVFGTR
- a CDS encoding OsmC family protein — its product is MKARIQWAGEAMFLGESGSGHVVVMDGPPDAGGRNLGVRPMEMLLLGVGGCSNFDVVSILKKSRQAVESCEAFLEAERATEDPKVFTKIHMHFVVKGRGLKEAQVKRAIELSAEKYCSASIMLGAAGVAITHDYEIIELG
- a CDS encoding histidine triad nucleotide-binding protein, translated to MDTLFTKIINREIPAKIIYEDDQVLAFHDIAPQAPVHFLVIPKKAVRTLNDLTEDDKALAGHILFTAQRLALELGCEEGFRVVMNCNPLGGQTVYHIHMHVLGQRQMHWPPG
- the coq7 gene encoding 2-polyprenyl-3-methyl-6-methoxy-1,4-benzoquinone monooxygenase, whose translation is MTTQRHYSPIDRLLLQADAAMRTLLPFSGQPYRPSPAIVQPDAQMSDEDTRHVAGLMRINHTGEVCAQALYQGQALTAKLPQVRAAMEHAAEEEIDHLVWCEQRIKQLGSHTSILNPLFYGMSFGIGAVAGLISDKVSLGFVAATEHQVCKHLNEHLEQLPAEDEKSRAILEQMRIDEEHHAESALEAGGFRFPAPVKFGMSLMAKVMTKSTYRI